A window of the Equus asinus isolate D_3611 breed Donkey chromosome 20, EquAss-T2T_v2, whole genome shotgun sequence genome harbors these coding sequences:
- the LOC106830390 gene encoding olfactory receptor 52P1 → MESPNYTNLDSSVFFLLGIPGLEQFHLWFSPPVCCLGTATIVGNMTILVVVATEPALHKPVYLFLCMLSTIDLAASFSTVPKLLAILWCGAGDISASGCLAQMFFIHAFCMMESTVLLALAFDRYVAICHPLRYATILTDTIIAHIGVVAMVRGSMPMLPCPFLIGRLSFCQSHVIPHTYCEHMAVVKLACGDTRPNRMYGLTAALLVIGVDLFCIGLSYVLIARAVLRLSSHEARSKALGTCGSHVCVILISYTPALFSFFTHRFGRHIPIHIHILFANVYLLFPPALNPMVYGVKTREIRERVVKVFQRGKGTQIKASE, encoded by the coding sequence ATGGAGTCTCCTAATTATACCAATCTGgactcttctgttttcttcctcctggGCATCCCAGGTCTGGAACAGTTCCACCTGTGGTTCTCACCCCCTGTGTGCTGCCTGGGCACAGCCACAATTGTGGGCAACATGACCATCTTGGTTGTTGTTGCCACTGAACCAGCCCTGCACAAGCCTGTGTACCTGTTCCTGTGCATGCTCTCAACTATTGACTtggctgcctccttctccacAGTTCCCAAGCTACTCGCCATCCTCTGGTGTGGAGCTGGAGACATCTCTGCCTCTGGCTGCCTGGCACAGATGTTCTTCATTCACGCCTTCTGCATGATGGAGTCCACTGTGCTGCTGGCCCTGGCCtttgatcgctatgtggccatttgCCACCCACTCCGCTATGCCACTATCCTCACTGACACCATCATTGCCCACATTGGAGTGGTTGCTATGGTGCGGGGCTCCATGCCAATGCTCCCATGTCCCTTTCTAATTGGACGTTTGAGCTTCTGCCAAAGCCATGTGATCCCCCACACATACTGTGAGCACATGGCTGTAGTGAAGCTAGCCTGTGGGGACACTAGGCCTAACCGCATGTATGGGCTGACAGCAGCACTGTTGGTCATTGGAGTTGACTTATTCTGCATTGGTCTTTCTTATGTCCTCATTGCACGAGCTGTCCTTCGCCTCTCATCCCATGAAGCTCGGTCCAAGGCCCTAGGGACCTGTGGTTCCCATGTCTGTGTCATCCTAATCTCTTACACACcagccctcttctctttctttacccATCGCTTTGGCCGTCACATTCCAATCCATATTCACATTCTTTTTGCCAATGTCTATCTGCTCTTCCCACCTGCTCTTAACCCTATGGTATATGGAGTTAAGACCAGAGAAATTCGGGAAAGAGTTGTCAAAGTGTTTCAAAGGGGTAAAGGAACCCAGATCAAAGCATCTGAGTGA
- the LOC106830187 gene encoding olfactory receptor 52P1-like, which produces MLIFNHSSFTTFTLVGIPGLESQHLWLSLSFFSMFLAILICNGAILFLVATDPTLHTPMYLLLALLMVADLISTLALLPKLLCLFWFNHRDITSNACFTQMFFIHGASVVRSALLVAMGFDRFVAVCEPLRYNTILSHSLVGRLGLAALAKGVILILPMPLLLQRLTFCHVVIPHTYCDHMAVVKMACDHTRPNRIYGLFVILIVVGLDMLLIGFSYGLILQAVVHLNSRDATCKALSTCSAHLFVILVTYVPALFSSFTHRIGHNFPPHAHILLANLYLLLPSMLNPIIYGIKMKEMRDKVAKYLCRGTT; this is translated from the coding sequence ATGCTAATCTTCAACCATTCCAGCTTCACAACCTTCACTTTGGTGGGTATACCAGGCTTAGAGTCACAGCATTTGTGgttatctctttccttcttctccatgTTTTTGGCTATCCTCATTTGCAATGGTGCTATCCTCTTCCTGGTGGCAACAGATCCCACACTCCATACACCAATGTATCTGCTCCTGGCCCTGCTTATGGTGGCTGACCTCATATCCACTCTGGCTCTGTTGCCCaagctcctctgtctcttctggTTCAATCACCGGGACATAACATCCAATGCCTGTTTCACCCAGATGTTTTTCATCCATGGAGCTTCTGTGGTACGATCAGCTCTACTTGTTGCAATGGGATTTGACCGCTTTGTGGCTGTGTGTGAGCCATTACGCTACAACACAATTCTGAGCCATTCCTTAGTTGGACGCTTGGGACTAGCAGCTCTAGCCAAGGGTGTGATTCTTATTCTGCCCATGCCTCTTCTACTTCAAAGGTTGACTTTCTGCCATGTAGTCATTCCTCACACCTACTGTGACCACATGGCTGTGGTGAAAATGGCCTGTGACCACACCAGGCCCAACCGTATCTATGGACTCTTTGTGATTTTGATTGTGGTGGGACTTGATATGCTGCTTATTGGTTTCTCCTATGGTCTCATTCTGCAGGCTGTGGTGCACCTCAACTCTCGAGATGCCACCTGCAAAGCACTCAGCACCTGCTCAGCCCATCTCTTTGTCATCCTTGTCACTTATGTGCCTGcactcttttcatcttttacccACCGTATTGGTCACAATTTCCCACCTCATGCCCACATTCTCCTTGCCAATCTCTACCTTCTCCTACCCTCAATGCTGAACCCTATCATCTATGGTATAAAGATGAAGGAAATGCGGGACAAGGTGGCCAAATATCTGTGCAGAGGAACTACATAG